One Actinomycetota bacterium genomic region harbors:
- the npdG gene encoding NADPH-dependent F420 reductase has protein sequence MADPLTIGLLGGTGPQGRGLAMRMALAGHRVLLGSRDPARAAGIVADLLDGRDLPIEGVGNPDAAAKADVVFLVFPYAGQADVLPDLAGPIGAKVVVDVINPLGWDDQGPYLLEVPEGSAAEQAAALLPQARVVAAFHHAAPKLLADPERQVETDVLVVSDDPEAKGLVLELADQIPGCRGVDAGPLRLARQLEGFTAVIVGINRRHKIHAGLRISRLGDERRRRLNAELRPGNRDREEGP, from the coding sequence GTGGCCGACCCGCTCACGATCGGTCTGCTCGGCGGCACCGGACCCCAGGGCCGGGGGCTGGCGATGCGGATGGCCCTTGCCGGGCATCGGGTGCTGCTCGGGTCGCGCGACCCGGCGCGGGCGGCGGGGATCGTGGCCGACCTGCTGGACGGGCGGGACCTGCCGATCGAGGGGGTCGGCAACCCGGACGCGGCCGCCAAGGCCGACGTCGTCTTCCTCGTCTTCCCCTATGCCGGGCAGGCCGACGTGCTGCCCGACCTGGCCGGGCCGATCGGCGCCAAGGTGGTGGTCGACGTCATCAACCCGCTCGGTTGGGACGACCAGGGCCCCTACCTGCTGGAGGTGCCCGAGGGCAGCGCCGCCGAGCAGGCGGCCGCCCTGCTGCCCCAGGCCCGGGTGGTGGCCGCCTTCCACCATGCCGCGCCCAAGCTGCTGGCCGACCCCGAACGGCAGGTCGAGACGGACGTGCTGGTCGTCAGCGACGACCCGGAGGCCAAGGGGCTGGTGCTGGAGCTGGCCGACCAGATCCCCGGCTGCCGGGGGGTCGACGCCGGGCCGCTGCGGCTGGCCCGCCAGCTGGAGGGGTTCACGGCGGTGATCGTCGGGATCAACCGCCGCCACAAGATCCACGCCGGCCTGCGGATCTCCCGGCTCGGCGACGAGCGCCGCCGGCGTCTGAACGCGGAGCTGCGACCGGGGAATCGGGACCGGGAGGAGGGCCCGTGA
- a CDS encoding cob(I)yrinic acid a,c-diamide adenosyltransferase — MRIYTRRGDDGTTGLLYGGRVDKSDQRTETYGTTDEAVAALGMARVFIADSILADLVLRLQRELFVAGAELATATENSHKLSPGETKVTAEMVDGLEEAIDEYVARTHMPEEFIVPGESRGSAFLDYARTVIRRAERQTVAMDRAGMLVDGEVVRYLNRLADLIFVLARYEEGDFRTLRTG, encoded by the coding sequence GTGAGGATCTACACCCGCAGGGGCGACGACGGCACCACCGGGCTGCTCTACGGCGGCCGGGTCGACAAGAGCGACCAGCGCACCGAGACCTACGGCACCACCGACGAGGCGGTGGCCGCCCTCGGCATGGCCAGGGTGTTCATCGCCGACAGCATCCTGGCCGACCTGGTCCTGCGGCTGCAGCGGGAGCTGTTCGTGGCCGGGGCCGAGCTGGCCACCGCCACCGAGAACAGCCACAAGCTCAGCCCGGGCGAGACCAAGGTGACGGCCGAGATGGTCGACGGGCTCGAGGAGGCGATCGACGAGTACGTGGCCCGGACCCACATGCCCGAGGAGTTCATCGTCCCCGGCGAGTCGCGCGGCTCGGCCTTCCTGGACTACGCCCGGACCGTGATCCGCCGGGCCGAGCGCCAGACGGTGGCCATGGACCGGGCCGGGATGCTGGTCGACGGCGAGGTCGTCCGCTACCTCAACCGCCTGGCCGACCTGATCTTCGTGCTCGCCCGCTACGAGGAGGGCGACTTCCGCACCCTCCGCACCGGCTGA